From the genome of Vicia villosa cultivar HV-30 ecotype Madison, WI linkage group LG2, Vvil1.0, whole genome shotgun sequence, one region includes:
- the LOC131651096 gene encoding uncharacterized protein At4g04775-like yields the protein MDSTRSSSVGNSIGGSIPRCGCNESMKMFVSNTHENPRRKFWRCKNRGKSDAACDLFLWDDEVVEHNMRDGKKEVFRGGELVIKNSEFTLDQMKAFGLQFGKEFGKEFSKEFGLDASSKKVEKLKKLLNEERKKNFRLMVALVASWMLLFVVYKMC from the exons ATGGACTCTACAAGGAGCTCGTCAGTTGGCAATTCAATCGGTGGATCAATACCCAGATGTGGATGCAACGAATCAATGAAGATGTTTGTCTCAAACACACACGAAAACCCTCGGAGGAAGTTTTGGAGATGCAAGAATCGTGGAAAG AGTGATGCAGCATGCGATTTGTTTCTTTGGGATGATGAAGTCGTGGAACACAACATGAGAGATGGGAAGAAAGAAGTTTTCAGAGGTGGAGAGTTGGTTATCAAAAACAGTGAATTCACACTTGATCAAATGAAAGCTTTTGGATTACAGTTTGGGAAAGAGTTTGGAAAGGAGTTTTCCAAAGAATTTGGCCTAGATGCATCTTCAAAGAAGGTTGAAAAGTTGAAGAAGTTGCTGaatgaagaaaggaaaaaaaacttCAGGTTGATGGTGGCCTTGGTAGCATCTTggatgttgttgtttgttgtataCAAGATGTGTTAA
- the LOC131651097 gene encoding uncharacterized protein LOC131651097 codes for MQSSEKVKISDIIQDIRKTYSIGITPSRAWKAKEIAKEIVEGDAVRQYAMVWRYAAELKRACEGNTVKINVERPIPSIQPRFGAFYFCLDGCKRGFIQGCRPFIGVDGCHLKTNFGGQLLIAVGRDPNDQYFPLAFGVVETETKESWRWFLQLLMEDIGPDRRYVFISDQQKGLVSVFEEMFERIEHRLCLRHLYANFKKKFGGGTLIRDLMMGAAKATYYQAWEEKMAELKKIDPKAYEWLMKVPTKTWCKHAFNIYPKCDVLMNNISESFNATILCARDKPILTMCEWIRSYLMNRTASTVTKLEKWAHRIMPIPRKRLEKEVFMSGQWNPNWCMNDQWEVKHAYNGQQFVVDVGKRTCSCRFWDLVGIPCRHACAALAYRQFKPEDYVDNWYSREKYGETYSVAISPINGMDMWPQVEADDLLPPLYKKGPGRPKKLRFRELGEGGTRMRRVGVTYRCTKCDKIGHNSRKCKAASQNPAALKRKRKAPRKKPAVKNDAGEEVADPVDEEVADPVDEELADPVDEEVADPVDEEVADPVAEPVVNNDADQMADQMEEDDMPNEVQGPQIITTAATKVVKKLKIKKKLILAGQKRTSNRLRVLKTLTQQGPGTSDNPLVIQEDEQGTLTQEHIEVGSDPKLGTCIRAMKSWSDISKK; via the exons ATGCAGTCAAGTGAGAAAGTGAAGATATCTGATATCATTCAAGACATTAGGAAGACATATTCAATAGGGATTACACCAAGTAGGGCATGGAAGGCAAAGGAGATTGCAAAAGAAATTGTTGAGGGGGATGCTGTTAGACAATATGCAATGGTTTGGAGGTATGCTGCAGAATTAAAAAGAGCATGTGAAGGAAACACAGTGAAGATCAATGTAGAAAGACCCATTCCATCTATTCAGCCAAGATTTGGGGCTTTCTATTTCTGTTTGGATGGCTGTAAAAGGGGTTTCATTCAAGGCTGCAGACCATTTATTGGTGTGGATGGATGTCACCTGAAAACTAATTTTGGGGGTCAGCTGTTGATAGCAGTGGGTAGGGATCCAAATGACCAGTATTTTCCACTGGCATTTGGGGTTGTTGAGACTGAGACCAAAGAAAGCTGGAGGTGGTTTCTACAACTGTTGATGGAGGACATTGGTCCAGATAGAAGATATGTCTTCATCTCTGACCAACAAAAG GGTTTGGTAAGTGTTTTTGAGGAAATGTTTGAAAGGATTGAACACAGGTTATGTCTTAGACATCTGTATGCAAATTTCAAGAAGAAATTTGGTGGAGGTACTTTGATTAGAGACCTAATGATGGGGGCAGCTAAGGCAACCTATTATCAGGCTTGGGAAGAGAAGATGGCTGAGCTAAAGAAAATTGATCCAAAAGCTTATGAATGGCTGATGAAGGTGCCTACAAAGACATGGTGTAAGCATGCCTTTAACATTTACCCTAAATGTGATGTGTTAATGAATAACATTTCTGAATCCTTTAATGCCACAATACTATGTGCTAGAGATAAGCCAATTTTAACTATGTGTGAATGGATTAGGAGCTATCTAATGAATAGGACTGCATCTACTGTTACTAAGCTAGAAAAGTGGGCACATAGGATTATGCCTATTCCTAGGAAGAGACTAGAGAAGGAGGTATTTATGAGTGGACAGTGGAATCCAAATTGGTGTATGAATGACCAATGGGAGGTGAAGCATGCCTACAATGGTCAACAATTTGTTGTTGATGTGGGTAAAAGAACATGTTCTTGTAGGTTTTGGGATTTAGTAGGTATTCCTTGCAGGCATGCTTGTGCAGCATTGGCCTATAGGCAATTTAAACCTGAAGACTATGTGGATAATTGGTATTCTAGGGAGAAATATGGAGAGACATATAGTGTTGCAATTAGCCCCATTAATGGGATGGATATGTGGCCACAAGTTGAAGCAGATGACTTACTTCCTCCATTGTATAAGAAAGGACCTGGTAGGCCTAAGAAGCTTCGATTCAGGGAGCTTGGTGAAGGAGGTACAAGAATGAGGAGGGTTGGAGTAACATATAGGTGTACAAAGTGTGACAAAATTGGtcataactcaagaaagtgtaAGGCTGCAAGTCAAAATCCTGCTGCCTTGAAAAGAAAG AGGAAGGCTCCTAGGAAGAAACCTGCAGTAAAAAATGATGCTGGTGAAGAAGTTGCAGACCCTGTTGATGAAGAGGTTGCAGACCCTGTTGATGAAGAACTTGCAGACCCTGTTGATGAAGAGGTTGCAGACCCTGTTGATGAAGAAGTTGCAGACCCTGTTGCAGAACCTGTAGTCAACAATGATGCTGATCAAATGGCTGATCAAATGGAGGAAGATGACATGCCAAATGAAGTCCAAGGTCCACAAATAATCACTACTGCTGCCACAAAGGTGGTGAAGAAGCTCAAGATCAAGAAAAAATTGATTCTTGCTGGACAAAAGAGAACAAGTAACAGGCTGAGGGTGCTGAAAACTTTGACTCAACAGGGACCTGGAACTAGTGATAACCCTCTTGTCATCCAAGAGGATGAACAGGGTACATTAACTCAGGAGCATATTGAAGTTGGCTCAGACCCAAAGCTAGGGACTTGTATAAGGGCTATGAAGTCTTGGAGTGATATCTCTAAAAAATAG